A section of the Arcobacter roscoffensis genome encodes:
- the metK gene encoding methionine adenosyltransferase, which translates to MENKTQYLFTSEVVSPGHPDKCADIIADSIVDKLIIEDSNSRVASEVFVAGKDIVIGGEVKSNCQLTNEDYEKIVLEALAKIGYDGKSSFTNEQCLHPDDVRVQVLLNQQSPDIGQGVDQETGEIGAGDQGIMFGFASTETADYMPAAITYARMLCDKVYNYALKHNHKLGVDIKTQVTVDYGTKENFENCKPQKIHTIVVSAPSVEDMPIEEVRELIQGLIDDTGLPTSMYDKEKTIIHINPTGRYVSHSSLHDSGLTGRKLIVDSFGGYAPIGGGAQSSKDYTKVDRSGLYAARWLSKHIVAAGLATKALVQISYAIGVAKPTSVSVDTYGTYTKYDDDKLSSFVMENFSLTPRWITEKFDLDKPSAQTFLYADVASRGQVGQSDYPWEKLDELDKFKNL; encoded by the coding sequence ATGGAAAACAAGACACAGTATTTATTTACAAGTGAAGTTGTAAGCCCTGGACACCCAGATAAATGTGCAGATATTATTGCCGATTCAATCGTTGATAAGCTAATTATTGAAGATTCAAACAGTAGAGTTGCATCGGAAGTATTTGTAGCAGGGAAAGATATCGTTATTGGTGGAGAAGTAAAATCTAATTGTCAATTAACTAATGAAGATTATGAAAAGATTGTACTAGAAGCACTAGCAAAAATTGGTTATGATGGAAAATCATCATTTACAAATGAGCAGTGTTTACACCCTGATGATGTGAGAGTTCAGGTTTTATTAAACCAACAATCACCAGATATTGGTCAAGGAGTTGATCAAGAAACAGGTGAAATAGGTGCAGGTGACCAAGGAATCATGTTTGGTTTCGCCTCTACTGAAACAGCTGATTATATGCCAGCAGCTATCACATATGCAAGAATGTTATGTGATAAAGTGTATAATTATGCTTTAAAACATAATCACAAGCTTGGAGTTGATATTAAAACTCAAGTTACTGTTGATTATGGAACAAAAGAGAATTTTGAGAATTGTAAACCTCAAAAAATTCATACTATAGTTGTAAGTGCACCTTCTGTTGAAGATATGCCAATAGAGGAAGTTAGAGAGTTGATTCAAGGTTTAATTGATGATACTGGACTCCCGACATCTATGTATGACAAAGAAAAAACAATTATTCATATCAACCCAACAGGAAGATATGTAAGCCATTCATCATTACATGATAGTGGATTAACAGGAAGAAAACTTATTGTTGATTCATTTGGTGGATATGCACCAATTGGTGGAGGAGCTCAAAGTTCTAAAGATTATACTAAAGTTGATAGAAGTGGATTATATGCAGCTAGATGGTTATCAAAACATATTGTAGCAGCAGGTCTAGCAACTAAAGCTTTAGTTCAAATTTCATATGCAATTGGAGTTGCTAAACCAACTTCTGTGTCTGTTGATACATATGGAACATATACAAAATATGATGATGATAAGTTATCTTCTTTTGTAATGGAGAACTTCTCTTTAACACCAAGATGGATAACAGAAAAATTTGATTTAGATAAACCAAGTGCACAAACTTTCCTTTATGCTGATGTAGCATCAAGAGGTCAAGTTGGTCAAAGTGACTATCCTTGGGAAAAACTAGACGAATTAGACAAATTTAAAAACTTATAA
- the accD gene encoding acetyl-CoA carboxylase, carboxyltransferase subunit beta, with amino-acid sequence MDLKNLFSKISFDSSSKEQPTKKDAPSHWVKCPECNSLMFFKEVENQDNICPKCNFHMRVGAKRRIEILTDKDSFVEYDADLKPNDPLKFVDKTSYKKRVEQAEKKTGRTSSVVSGEATINEIPVQVVVFDFSFMGGSLGSVEGEKIVRAVDRAIEKHQGLIIVSASGGARMQESTFALMQMAKTSAALKRLDHAKLPYISILTDPTMGGVSASFAFLGDIIMAEPGALIGFAGQRVIKQTIGADLPEGFQRAEFLLEKGSIDMVVNRSEMKKTLTDLLSMFKKEKIAN; translated from the coding sequence ATGGATTTAAAGAATTTATTTAGCAAAATTTCTTTTGATAGTAGTTCAAAAGAGCAACCTACTAAAAAAGATGCACCAAGTCACTGGGTTAAGTGTCCTGAGTGTAATTCTTTAATGTTTTTTAAAGAGGTAGAAAATCAAGATAACATTTGTCCCAAATGTAACTTTCATATGAGAGTTGGAGCAAAAAGAAGAATTGAAATACTAACTGATAAAGATAGTTTTGTTGAGTATGACGCAGATTTAAAACCAAATGATCCTTTAAAGTTTGTAGATAAAACTTCTTATAAAAAAAGAGTAGAACAAGCTGAAAAGAAAACTGGAAGAACTTCTTCTGTTGTAAGTGGTGAAGCTACTATAAATGAAATCCCAGTACAAGTTGTTGTATTTGATTTTTCATTTATGGGTGGTTCATTAGGTTCTGTTGAGGGTGAAAAAATTGTAAGAGCAGTTGATAGAGCAATTGAAAAGCATCAAGGTTTAATTATTGTTTCAGCATCAGGTGGTGCTAGAATGCAAGAATCAACTTTTGCTTTAATGCAAATGGCTAAAACATCAGCTGCATTAAAAAGATTAGATCATGCTAAGCTTCCTTATATATCAATCTTAACAGACCCTACAATGGGTGGTGTTTCTGCATCATTTGCATTCTTAGGTGATATCATTATGGCAGAGCCTGGTGCTTTAATTGGTTTTGCAGGGCAAAGAGTTATTAAGCAAACAATTGGTGCTGATTTACCTGAAGGTTTCCAAAGAGCTGAATTTTTACTAGAAAAAGGTTCAATTGATATGGTAGTAAATAGAAGTGAAATGAAAAAAACATTAACTGATTTACTAAGTATGTTTAAAAAAGAGAAAATTGCTAACTAA
- a CDS encoding thiamine phosphate synthase, with protein sequence MMSNFEEALGFELKASNLLYILCDFETLQKKSLNLEKFVKICKKLDVKVVQYRDKISSNSIQKENLFYLKENLNIPIIINDKIDLIEFADGLHLGQEDFDKIHNDKKIATKLIRKKIGKKLLGLSTHNEIEILEANDLDLDMIGLGAYRSTSTKDVSTLLGDKISYLAKISKHPVCAIGGVKVEDKIENIRFNVVGSAIYST encoded by the coding sequence ATGATGAGTAACTTTGAAGAGGCTTTAGGTTTTGAACTTAAAGCCTCGAACCTTCTATATATTTTGTGTGATTTCGAAACACTTCAAAAAAAATCTTTAAATCTTGAAAAATTTGTAAAAATTTGCAAAAAACTAGACGTTAAAGTAGTTCAATACAGAGATAAAATATCTTCTAACTCTATTCAAAAAGAGAATCTTTTCTATCTGAAAGAAAATCTTAATATTCCAATTATTATTAATGATAAGATAGATCTAATAGAGTTTGCAGATGGTTTACATTTAGGTCAAGAGGATTTTGATAAAATCCATAATGATAAAAAAATTGCAACAAAACTAATTAGAAAAAAAATAGGAAAAAAACTTTTAGGTTTATCTACACATAATGAGATAGAGATCCTAGAAGCAAATGACTTAGACCTTGATATGATAGGTTTAGGGGCATATAGAAGTACAAGTACAAAAGATGTATCAACTCTTTTAGGAGATAAGATTTCCTATTTAGCAAAAATCTCAAAACACCCTGTTTGTGCTATTGGTGGTGTTAAAGTTGAAGATAAAATAGAAAATATTAGATTTAATGTAGTTGGTTCTGCTATTTATTCAACATAA
- a CDS encoding 23S rRNA (pseudouridine(1915)-N(3))-methyltransferase RlmH: MQKINIYTIAKPSKDEFDKLVSEFNKMSSKYAKVELHYIFNKTIAKAQNIGEKEAQQAYSDVYEPLLKGHNIALDVLGKKVDSFSFAKLLEGKNEINFFIGGAYGFQREFLKKCDSIISLSDLTMAHKVANVVLGEQIFRALSINHNHPYHK; this comes from the coding sequence TTGCAAAAAATAAATATATATACTATTGCTAAACCTTCAAAAGATGAATTTGATAAATTAGTAAGTGAATTTAATAAAATGTCTTCAAAGTATGCAAAGGTTGAATTACATTATATCTTTAATAAGACTATTGCAAAGGCTCAAAATATTGGTGAAAAAGAAGCCCAACAAGCTTATAGTGATGTTTATGAACCATTACTAAAAGGTCATAATATTGCTTTAGATGTATTAGGCAAAAAAGTAGACTCATTTTCTTTTGCTAAACTTTTAGAGGGTAAAAATGAAATAAATTTCTTTATTGGTGGTGCATATGGCTTCCAAAGAGAGTTTCTAAAGAAATGTGATAGTATAATATCCCTAAGTGATTTGACAATGGCACATAAAGTCGCAAATGTTGTTTTAGGGGAACAAATTTTTAGAGCATTGAGCATAAATCATAATCATCCATACCACAAATAA
- the dksA gene encoding RNA polymerase-binding protein DksA — translation MANAKQIEELKQTLLERKELIINNINESRESINSLKNSECNDEFDYAEVSSDSFKEGIIANQQVKELEEIEDAIKRIQKGTYGVCEMCDESIAIGRLRAKPFAKFCTPCREIYEVEK, via the coding sequence GTGGCAAACGCAAAACAGATTGAAGAATTAAAGCAAACTTTACTTGAAAGAAAAGAGTTAATTATAAATAATATTAACGAGAGTAGAGAAAGTATCAACTCTTTAAAAAATTCTGAGTGTAATGATGAGTTTGATTATGCAGAAGTTTCTAGTGATAGTTTTAAAGAAGGTATAATAGCGAACCAGCAAGTTAAAGAACTTGAAGAGATTGAAGATGCAATAAAGAGAATTCAAAAGGGAACTTATGGTGTTTGTGAAATGTGTGATGAATCAATTGCCATTGGGAGATTAAGAGCAAAACCATTCGCGAAGTTTTGTACACCTTGTAGAGAGATTTACGAAGTAGAAAAATAG
- a CDS encoding tRNA dihydrouridine synthase encodes MKKIDFNKPLVVLAPLAGYTDLPFRSVVKKFGADITISEMISSNALVYKSEKTLRMIEKSPSEDPYIVQIAGNKPELVRDAVEILNDIDGIDGIDLNCGCPAPKVFNHGSGSNLLGDLKKLEEILSTVKRYSKKEYTTAKVRIGVNDKIPVDIAKAVEACGVDYLAVHGRTRAGKYKAPVDYDAIKAMVEAVSIPVIANGDIKDYDKAKEVLEYTKANGVMIGRGAIGKPWIFYQLKHGIEDISEEKKKEIILEHFDSVLEFHGEHGALMFRKLLHSYSKGYNGAHEFRDIINRVSDKNVMRDMIENFF; translated from the coding sequence ATGAAAAAAATTGATTTTAACAAACCTCTAGTGGTATTAGCGCCACTAGCAGGATATACAGATTTACCTTTTAGGTCAGTAGTTAAGAAGTTTGGTGCTGATATTACAATTTCTGAAATGATCTCTTCAAACGCTTTAGTATATAAGTCTGAGAAAACATTAAGAATGATTGAAAAATCACCAAGTGAAGATCCTTATATTGTCCAAATAGCAGGTAATAAACCTGAACTTGTAAGAGATGCGGTTGAAATACTTAATGATATTGATGGTATTGATGGTATTGATTTAAACTGTGGTTGTCCAGCTCCAAAAGTTTTTAATCATGGTTCTGGTTCAAATCTTCTAGGGGATTTAAAAAAACTAGAAGAGATACTTTCGACAGTTAAAAGATATTCTAAGAAAGAGTATACAACTGCAAAAGTAAGAATTGGTGTAAATGATAAAATCCCAGTTGATATTGCAAAAGCAGTAGAAGCTTGTGGCGTTGATTATTTAGCGGTTCATGGTAGAACAAGAGCAGGCAAATATAAAGCACCTGTTGATTACGATGCAATTAAAGCAATGGTAGAAGCTGTTTCTATTCCTGTTATTGCTAATGGTGATATAAAAGACTATGATAAAGCAAAAGAGGTTTTAGAATATACTAAGGCCAATGGCGTAATGATAGGTCGAGGTGCTATTGGAAAACCTTGGATTTTCTATCAGTTAAAACATGGTATTGAAGATATATCAGAAGAAAAGAAAAAAGAAATTATATTAGAACACTTTGATTCAGTGTTAGAATTCCATGGAGAGCATGGAGCTTTAATGTTTAGAAAACTTTTACACTCTTATTCAAAAGGTTACAATGGAGCCCATGAATTCAGAGATATCATTAATCGAGTTTCAGATAAAAATGTAATGAGAGATATGATAGAGAACTTCTTTTAG
- a CDS encoding 50S ribosomal protein L11 methyltransferase, with protein MSDNYYELTIKPEKNYELFLDLLSSLTNDAIEELDGTLIARSEEDLSDVEEGILKFAQALEIKCETICLEKENIDWIKQYQESVKSVEIGNYFVRPSWEEKKDDKIDIIIDPALSFGSGHHETTSSCIEAIDKYVQSKQTILDVGTGSGILAVAAAKKDCIVDICDTDEVCIKDTKSNFELNNVSFKSSWIGSANNAKSKYDVVIANIVADVLSMIAGDLKKCLNEKGILIISGILDKHLARVQNRFKDLEEIELIHKNEWVTIVYKNKES; from the coding sequence TTGTCTGATAATTATTATGAATTAACAATAAAACCAGAAAAAAATTATGAACTTTTTTTAGACTTACTTAGTTCTTTAACTAATGATGCTATTGAAGAGCTTGATGGCACTTTAATAGCTAGAAGTGAAGAAGATTTAAGTGATGTTGAAGAGGGGATTTTAAAGTTTGCACAAGCTTTAGAAATCAAATGTGAAACTATATGTTTAGAAAAAGAAAATATTGATTGGATTAAACAGTATCAAGAATCAGTTAAATCAGTTGAAATTGGTAACTATTTTGTAAGACCTTCATGGGAAGAGAAAAAAGATGACAAAATAGATATTATAATTGACCCTGCTTTATCGTTTGGATCAGGTCACCATGAAACTACATCTTCTTGTATCGAAGCTATTGATAAGTATGTACAAAGTAAACAAACTATCTTAGATGTGGGAACAGGAAGTGGTATTTTAGCTGTTGCTGCTGCTAAAAAAGATTGTATAGTTGATATTTGTGATACTGATGAAGTATGTATTAAAGATACAAAATCAAACTTTGAACTAAATAATGTTAGTTTTAAATCCTCATGGATTGGTTCTGCAAATAATGCAAAGTCAAAATATGATGTAGTAATAGCAAATATTGTTGCAGATGTTTTAAGTATGATTGCAGGTGACTTAAAAAAATGTTTAAATGAAAAAGGTATTTTAATTATTTCAGGTATTTTAGATAAGCACCTTGCTAGAGTTCAAAATAGATTTAAAGATTTAGAAGAAATTGAATTAATCCATAAAAATGAATGGGTTACAATAGTATACAAAAATAAGGAGTCATAG